CAAGTAGAACACGTCTTTTCATTCCACCAGAGAGACTATTCATCTGTGCAGCAATATTAATACCTAAGCGAGTAGCCATAGTTTCAATCTTGGGTAATAAATCCCATGCATGCAAATTATCCATTTTTTGTTGGCATAGAGCCAATTTATCCATGTCTTCTTGCTGAGATAACTCATTAAATTGCGCTAATGCTTCTCCGACTTCGCCTAATCCTTTTACCAAAAAATGATAAACCGATTCTTCATCAGTCATAGGTACTTCTTGAGTAAGCCCTGCTACACGCAATCCAGAAAGTTGTTGAATCTGACCGCTGTCAGGAATGAAATTGCCTTGTAACAACTTAAGAAGAGTGGATTTTCCAGCACCATTTCGTCCAACCAAAGCAATTCTATCTTGAGGTTGAATTTGCCAATTGGCCTGATCTAGCAAATAATTACCGGCAAGGATAAGCGTGACGTCATTTAGGGAAACTATACTCATATAAAAACTCTTACTCAATCAACAAAGAACGGAACCTGGTTGTTCTTACCCAGAATCATATCTTTCACTCAATATTTCCCGGTTGTAAGCAACCGGACTACGATTTTAGCGATAATTTTAATTAATTCGCTTTAATATTAACTTCTTATTTTGCTGCTCTAAATTAAATTTAGATAATACATTCATCCCCAACAATACTTCATCATCACTACTGTTGGGCATAATAACTGCTTTAACATCCTGCAAAGAAAACTCCCCGAAAGACAGTTTTTGCACTCGAGTCAAATATCCTGTGACTTCGCCATTGGCCGTCGTCATCGTTATGGGATAACTGCCATTAATATGTAGGCGATCAGCAACACTTTGGGGAATAGCAACTAGTGTTGCTCCTGTGTCGACAAGAAACTTCACAGGATAATCATTAATTGTTCCTTTAACGTGATAATGACCGTCTTGAGTCGCACTTAAAACCATTTCACTGCGGCCAGAGATGTATGCCTGCTTTTCAGGCTGCCCCTGGTAGTAAAAAAATAAAAATAATCCAATAAATAAAATAGCCCAGACCAGCAAAAACATGACACGAGCGGTACGGTCGTATTGTTCATTACTCATAACTAACTATTAGCTGAAGGTAAAACCATAATGCCATCCATTTCAACCTGCGCACCCCGAGGTAACGCGGCAACACCGATTGCAGCTCGAGCAGGATACGGCTCAACAAAATGACGACTCATTGCTTCATTGATCAAGGGAAAATGGCTTAGATCAGTCAAATAAACAGACAATTTTACAATATGAGCTAAAGAACCGCCGGCTGCCTCACAGACAGCAGCTAGATTTTCTATGACCTGATTAATTTGCGACTTAATATCATCACTACATAGTTGCATCGTTTGGGGATCAAGTGGAATTTGACCTGACAAGTAAACCGTGTCACCGCAACATATTGCTTGACTGTAAGTACCTATAGCTTCTGGTGCCAATTTAGTATTGATTGGTCGCATTAATTATCCCCTTGTTTTTTTCTATAGAGCCGCATTACTACTTTATTCGATCTTAATCGACGCATCACTCGAGCAAGATGAGTTCTATCATTAACACTGATTGAAAAAGTAACTGCATTATGACGCCCATCACGTGGATCAACATTAATGTTACCTATATTCGATTCTGATTCCGAAATAGCTGTTGCTAGAGCAGCTAGTACTCCTCGTTCATTAGGAACATCTACTGTGATATCAACCCAGTATTCTCCTTGGACTTTCTCATCCCAGCGTAGAGCAATAAATTGCTCAGGATGGCTACGTGAATTTTTAAAGGTGGAGCATTCGCTGGAATGGACAATAATACCTCTTCCTTGTTGAAATTTTCCAACAATATTGTCACCGGGTATAGGTTGGCAACACTCACCAAAATGCACCACCATCCCCTCTGTTCCTTTAATAGCTAAAGGACAAGTTTTGTTATTTCTATCCAGTTCATTAGAGTCGTGTTCGACAACCAAACGTTTGGCAATCACCATTGCCATCTGGTTCCCTATCCCTATGGCATACAACAAATCATCTTGTGTTTTGTAGTGTAAATCGCTAAGTAAGGCATGCAGGGACTCCGGTGGTATTTTTGCGTAATCGCTCGATAATTCAGCAAGAGCTTGCTCCAATAACCGTTTGCCTAAAACGATTGACTCAGCATGTTGCTGGCTTTTCAGAAAATGACGAATATTAGAGCGAGCTTTACCTGTCACAACAAAATTTAGCCATGAAGGGTTGGGATGGGCTCCAGGAGCAGTAATCACTTCAACTGTTTGACCATTAGATAATGGAATACTCAATGGCACCAATCGTCTATTTACTTTGGCAGCAACACAACTATTCCCCACGCCAGAATGGACTGTGTAGGCAAAATCTACAGGCGTAGCCCCCTTAGGTAACTCCATAATATGCCCTTTAGGGGTAAAAACATATACTTCATCTGGGAACAAATCAATTTTTACGTTTTCAATAAATTCCAGTGAACTTCCTGTACTACGTTGCATTTCCAATAAACTTTGCACCCACTCCCTTGCTCGCAATTGGGCTTCATTAACTTCCAAACCAGAAGATTTATAAATCCAGTGTGCCGCAACGCCATTATCCGCTACCTTATCCATTTCTCGAGTACGTATTTGCACCTCGAGTGGCACCCCAAAAGGACCAAATAAAGTCGTGTGTAACGATTGATAACCATTCGCTTTAGGGATGCCAATATAATCTTTAAAGCGTTGAGGAACTGGCTTATAAGTACAATGTAATGCCCCTAAAATCCTATAACAGGAATCGATGTCTTCTGTGATCACACGAAAAGCAAATACATCGGTAATTTCAGTAAACGATGCCTTTTTCAAACGCATCTTGCGATAAATACTGTATAAATGCTTTTGTCTACCAAATACTTGCTCATAGGGAATATTAAGCTGGGCTAAAGCGTGCTGGAGATCTTTTTCAATAGTTTGCGTTAATTCCCGTCTGTTGCCTCTAGATTTTTCCACTGCCGATTTAATGGCTCTATATCTCATAGGATATAAGGCCTGAAAACCTAAATCTTCTAGTCCAACATAGATGGAGTGCATCCCCAAGCGATTGGCAATAGGAGCATAAATTTCAAGTGTTTCAATGGCAATGCGTCGGCGCTTGGCATAAGGCATAGCTCCTAAAGTACGCATATTATGTAGGCGATCAGCCAGCTTCACAATGATAACACGGATGTCTTTGACCATAGCTAAAACCATTTTGCGGAAATTTTCCGCTTGTGCTTCAGCTTTGGATTCAAATTTTATTTTTGTTAATTTAGTTACGCCATCAACTAACGCGGTCACTTCTTCGCCAAATTGACGTGTTAAATCTTCTTTACTAATAGAAGTATCTTCAACCACATCATGGAGTAAAGTAGCCATAATCGTTTGGTAGTCCAGCCTCATTCTTGCAAGAATTAAGGCTGCGGCTACGGGATGGGTAATATAAGGCTCGCCTGATCGGCGCATTTGGCCATGGTGTGCTTTTTCAGCAACCAGATATGCTTGATAACATTTTTCTATTTGCGCCTGCTCTAGATAGCATTTCAGCTCTTCATCGAGCTCTTTAAAGTAGCTCACGCAGTACTCCCTAATATCCAACATGGCTTTTAATACCTCTCGTTGTCAAATTATGGTTTTACGCTTCGCCCTTAGACGCTATGCTTTGCTTAAATACCATAACTTGGTTCACAAGTGGTATATTTATAGAGGGTTCAGCCTCCAAATGCAAAGTGAATAACTGATATTAATCTTCTTTATCTAAAATGTCCGGGGTAATAAAACCTTCTGCAATTTCTCGTAAAGCAACTACAGTGGGCTTATCATTTTCCCACTCAACCATAGGCTGATCGCCTCGCACAGCTATTTGTCTTGCTCTTTTAGTTGCGACCATGACCAATTCAAATCGATTTGCGACATGCTCTAAACAATCTTCAACAGTAACTCGTGCCATAAATTTCTCCAGTCATTATCAACAGACTTTATTTTATCTGTTTCTCACTCAAACCCTATATTTTACCGCTATGACAGCAGGAAAGAAAGCAATTTTACTTGTTTCTTTACCTGTCTATCCATACGCAGACGATTTGCAATCACTATGGCCTCTAACTCCGCTGCCGCATGCTCAAAATTATCATTTACAATTAAATAATCAAACTCGGGATAATGACTCAGTTCATCTTGAGCTTTTTTCATCCGTTCACTAATGACTTCATCTTTATCCTGACGTCTGTTCATCAGCCTTGATTTCAACTCCTCTAATGATGGAGGAATAATAAAGATACTTATAGCATCAGAGAAGATACGCCTAATTTGCTCAGCCCCTTGCCAATCTATATCTAATACTACATCAATACCCTGCGCCAGTCTTCCAGCGATTTGAGCTGTAGACGTACCATATAGATGGTTAAATACTCGAGCATGTTCAATAAAAGCATTGTCATCGACCATGCGGATGAACTCTTCTTCACTGACAAAAAAATAATCGACTCCATTTCTCTCCCCTGGCCTCATTGCCCGGGTAGTGTGAGACACAGAAACTTCAATAGAGTCAAGCGTTTCTATAAGATATCTCACTAAACTCGTCTTGCCCCCCCCAGAGGGTGCAGCAACAATATATAGATTTCCAGTATAATCACCAACCATATAGATCACTCAATATTTTGTATTTGTTCACGCATTTGTTCAATGAGCACTTTCATTTCAACAGCACTTTGTGTTAATTCCACTGAGTCAGACTTTGAACTTAGCGTATTAGCCTCTCTATTCAATTCTTGCATTAAAAAATCCAACCTTCTACCGGCTATTTTATCATACTCTAAAGTACGATTGACTTCTGCAATATGTGTTTGTAACCTATCCAGTTCTTCACTCACATCATACCGAGATAAAATAAGGGCAATCTCTTGTTCAACACGAGACTCGGCCACTTCAATTTGTACCGTATGAAGGCGATTAAGTAATTTTTCTTTGATTTGATTTGCCGATGCAGCCACTATGGCCCTTGAACGCTCCACTTCACGATTCAAAGCCTGCACTCGATCGATCACATGCGCTTTTAAAGCATTACCTTCCTTTGCTCTGGCCTCGCTTAATTGCTCTACAGCATCTAAAAACAACTGCAAAGTTTGTTTACTTAATTCATCTATATCCAGTTGACTTGTCTGCACTATGCCTGGCCACGCAAGCACTTGACTTACAGTCAAATCATTAGCTAAATGATGAGATGTAGCTAATTGATCACTTAGATCTATCAACGCATTTACCATACCCATATTTATAAGCATAGACTGATTATTGGAACTTGTATCTTGGTATTTAAGTTGACACTCCAGCTTACCACGATTTATTTTATCTCGTAATGTTGCTCTAAGAGAGGTTTCCATGAAACGAAACGCTTCTGGTAAACGAAATGATACATCCAAATAACGATGATTAACGGATCTAATTTCCCAGCAAAGATGACCTGCTTCAATCTGTTTCTGAGAGCGTGCAAAAGCTGTCATGCTATGAATCATAAAAACACCAACCGATAGTAACTTAGTGCGAATATACCCCAATTGCAAACGGTTGGACAGAGATTTGTTCTTTAAATAATCATTTTTAAATCAATCCCAAGCGCAGAAAAGGCTCCTCCACAAAGCGCATTGTGTCACAATCAGGAAATCCTTCGTCGCAAGCTGCTCTAGAGGACACCAGTTTCTTAATTCGATGTCAGTTTCGAATAAAAATGCCGCCTGCTTCACTTAACAGTCATAAGTCCAATCACCGAATAAGGTGCAACTCCAACGTTAACGCGTTATACTTCCCTATTTTACCGAGGATTATGCAATGCGCCCAAGTAATCGTGAACCCAACCAACTCCGCCCTATTAAAATAACTCGAAATTATACCAATTACGCAGAAGGCTCTGTTTTAGTTGAGTTTGGCCAAACTAAAGTACTGTGCAATGCCTCCATTGTAGACGGCGTTCCTCGTTTCATTAAAGGAAAAAATCAAGGGTGGGTTACAGCAGAATACGGGATGCTACCAAGAGCTACTCATAGCCGTAGTGAGAGAGAAGCAAGTAAAGGCAAACAAGGCGGCAGAACCCTGGAAATTCAACGCCTTATCGGTCGCTCCTTAAGAGCTTGCGTTGATTTGAAAACCCTGGGAGAAAATACCATCACTTTAGATTGTGACGTTATTCAAGCAGACGGGGGTACAAGAACAGCAGCAATAACCGGTGCGTGTGTCGCAATGAAAGATGCTATTAACTGGATGGTCGAACGAGAAAAAATCCGCAGAATGCCCACATTTCACTATATAGCTGCTGTTTCTGTAGGAATCTATAGAGGGCAAGCTGTTCTTGATTTGGATTACGCCGAAGATGTACTTGCTGAAACAGATATGAACGTCGTGATGAACGAAGAAGGACACTTCATTGAAGTCCAAGGCACTGCTGAAGATAAGAGCTTTAATCGTGAACAACTCAACAGCATGCTCGGTCTTGCAGAAATAGGCATTCCCCAATTAATTGAATTACAAAAAAACACTTAGTTTATTAATGTAACCCGTTGCTCGCTGGACAATTAATTGTAGGCTCGGTCGAAACGACCCAGCCTACTCTTATTATCCAATGTGTATTTATATGTTAAAGAACTTGGACAATTCGACAAAAACAATCCAGTTAGAGCAAAAAACCCAATTTAATAATCTCTTAATACTTCTCTGTTATAATGCCTCTTTTATATTTTATTGATTGAGGTAAAAATGGCCGAATACCAATTTACAGAAAATGAACAAATGGTATTGCAGTTAATTTGTGACAGTAATATTAGCCAATGGAAGTGGCTGGATGGTTTAAAAGTATTTCAATTTGAAATCCCCGTAAATTATGATTATAGTTATGCAAATGAGATACATAAAGGGCTTAAGTTTCTTAAAACGGTAGCAAATGAGCCCTCCCTCATTGATCGAGTTCTTATGTATCCAAGCATAATGAATGTAGAAAGAATAGGAGTCTGTGTTAGCAAAACCGATCTAGATAATATCATCAAACCGTTGTTAGCAGAGGGTATAGTGACTGCTAAAGAAGTAACGTTAATCAGTCCACACTACAATCAAATCCAAAGAGATAACGTCACTAAAGCTGAATCTAAACTATATCAAGATAACTACCACCGTTATGGTTTGCTTTCTTTTACACAAAAACATGAGCACCAGCTCCCAACATCTGATCTTGATATAAAATTCTCTTAACTATTCCCGCATCGTAGTCTTTGAACCGGTAGTATAACAGGGGGAGCTGAGCTGTTTATCCTGGGTTAAGACTACGTCTGTGTCCAAGCGATTTAAAGCTAAATTACAGTTCTATTTTTTAGTCGTTGTAGATACTGGCTAAAAACTTGGCTGAGATCTGATCAAGAGACCGTTGCAACCAACCAGGCTATGATTAAGTGAAACATGTCATCCAGCTCTGGATGACAATAATTTTCTAGCATTCTGTTCTAATACCCTAAGATTTAACACTAATTTACAGTAATCTTCTTTAGTTTTGCTATAATTGCGCCAAACTGACAAGCAATGGAATTTAAATAATGCGACCACATCGTAATATTGTTGCCTGTATTATAGGCAATATTCTTGAATGGTATGAATTTAGTCTATTTGCTTATCTCTCCCCTATTATTAGTTCGCTGTTTTTTCCTAATAAAAATGGAATTATCAGTTTGCTATCTACTCTTTTAGTTTTTGCCGCAGGATTTATCATTCGTCCTTTAGGTTCTATTGTTTTAGGCCATTTAGGAGATAGTTGGGGACGAGCTAAAACGCTTAAAATAACTATTTTTTTAATGTCTGTTTCGTCACTACTGACTGGAATGCTACCCACGTATAATCAAATTGGCATAGCAGCCCCTATCTTACTTATTGTTTGTCGCTTGTTACAGGGGTTTTGTATCGGTGGTGAATTTGCAGGTTCTATGATTTACCTCTCAGAATCAGCGCACGGGAAACATAGAGCGCTAATTAGTAGTATGACGAATAACGGCAGTAATATAGGGGTACTTATTGCGGTTGTTGCCTGTACTATGATGAGCGGATTACTGGACAATCAGAGTATTAGCTTATTTGGCTGGCGTCTATTATTTATCTCTGGTGGTGTACTCGGTCTTATTGGCTTGTGGTTACGGCGTGACCTGACAGAGTCCGAGACGTTCCTAAAGTTACAAAAAAACATTAAAGAGGTTTATTTTCCACTCCAATACGTCTTGCGGCATCAACGTGGGTATATACTACGCGTCATTTTGCTTTTATTTATTAGTGCCTGCGGCAGCTATACGCTAATGGGTTATATCTCTACCTATTTGCATGAGTTCTTACGATTGCCTCTTAATCAGGCCTTTCAAATGCAAACCTTATTCATTATTTTATCCTTATTTTTCCTCCCCATCTTTGCTTATCTTTCTGATAAAGTTGGCAGAAAACCTATTTTGCTTTTTTCCACAATAGGTTATCTGGTTTTTGCAATACCCAGTTTTTGGCTATTACAAACCATTCAAGCTTGGTGG
This Legionella fallonii LLAP-10 DNA region includes the following protein-coding sequences:
- a CDS encoding retropepsin-like aspartic protease family protein, encoding MSNEQYDRTARVMFLLVWAILFIGLFLFFYYQGQPEKQAYISGRSEMVLSATQDGHYHVKGTINDYPVKFLVDTGATLVAIPQSVADRLHINGSYPITMTTANGEVTGYLTRVQKLSFGEFSLQDVKAVIMPNSSDDEVLLGMNVLSKFNLEQQNKKLILKRIN
- a CDS encoding RidA family protein, with amino-acid sequence MRPINTKLAPEAIGTYSQAICCGDTVYLSGQIPLDPQTMQLCSDDIKSQINQVIENLAAVCEAAGGSLAHIVKLSVYLTDLSHFPLINEAMSRHFVEPYPARAAIGVAALPRGAQVEMDGIMVLPSANS
- the spoT gene encoding bifunctional GTP diphosphokinase/guanosine-3',5'-bis pyrophosphate 3'-pyrophosphohydrolase; translated protein: MSYFKELDEELKCYLEQAQIEKCYQAYLVAEKAHHGQMRRSGEPYITHPVAAALILARMRLDYQTIMATLLHDVVEDTSISKEDLTRQFGEEVTALVDGVTKLTKIKFESKAEAQAENFRKMVLAMVKDIRVIIVKLADRLHNMRTLGAMPYAKRRRIAIETLEIYAPIANRLGMHSIYVGLEDLGFQALYPMRYRAIKSAVEKSRGNRRELTQTIEKDLQHALAQLNIPYEQVFGRQKHLYSIYRKMRLKKASFTEITDVFAFRVITEDIDSCYRILGALHCTYKPVPQRFKDYIGIPKANGYQSLHTTLFGPFGVPLEVQIRTREMDKVADNGVAAHWIYKSSGLEVNEAQLRAREWVQSLLEMQRSTGSSLEFIENVKIDLFPDEVYVFTPKGHIMELPKGATPVDFAYTVHSGVGNSCVAAKVNRRLVPLSIPLSNGQTVEVITAPGAHPNPSWLNFVVTGKARSNIRHFLKSQQHAESIVLGKRLLEQALAELSSDYAKIPPESLHALLSDLHYKTQDDLLYAIGIGNQMAMVIAKRLVVEHDSNELDRNNKTCPLAIKGTEGMVVHFGECCQPIPGDNIVGKFQQGRGIIVHSSECSTFKNSRSHPEQFIALRWDEKVQGEYWVDITVDVPNERGVLAALATAISESESNIGNINVDPRDGRHNAVTFSISVNDRTHLARVMRRLRSNKVVMRLYRKKQGDN
- the rpoZ gene encoding DNA-directed RNA polymerase subunit omega is translated as MARVTVEDCLEHVANRFELVMVATKRARQIAVRGDQPMVEWENDKPTVVALREIAEGFITPDILDKED
- the gmk gene encoding guanylate kinase, with the translated sequence MVGDYTGNLYIVAAPSGGGKTSLVRYLIETLDSIEVSVSHTTRAMRPGERNGVDYFFVSEEEFIRMVDDNAFIEHARVFNHLYGTSTAQIAGRLAQGIDVVLDIDWQGAEQIRRIFSDAISIFIIPPSLEELKSRLMNRRQDKDEVISERMKKAQDELSHYPEFDYLIVNDNFEHAAAELEAIVIANRLRMDRQVKKQVKLLSFLLS
- a CDS encoding YicC/YloC family endoribonuclease, producing MIHSMTAFARSQKQIEAGHLCWEIRSVNHRYLDVSFRLPEAFRFMETSLRATLRDKINRGKLECQLKYQDTSSNNQSMLINMGMVNALIDLSDQLATSHHLANDLTVSQVLAWPGIVQTSQLDIDELSKQTLQLFLDAVEQLSEARAKEGNALKAHVIDRVQALNREVERSRAIVAASANQIKEKLLNRLHTVQIEVAESRVEQEIALILSRYDVSEELDRLQTHIAEVNRTLEYDKIAGRRLDFLMQELNREANTLSSKSDSVELTQSAVEMKVLIEQMREQIQNIE
- the rph gene encoding ribonuclease PH, translated to MRPSNREPNQLRPIKITRNYTNYAEGSVLVEFGQTKVLCNASIVDGVPRFIKGKNQGWVTAEYGMLPRATHSRSEREASKGKQGGRTLEIQRLIGRSLRACVDLKTLGENTITLDCDVIQADGGTRTAAITGACVAMKDAINWMVEREKIRRMPTFHYIAAVSVGIYRGQAVLDLDYAEDVLAETDMNVVMNEEGHFIEVQGTAEDKSFNREQLNSMLGLAEIGIPQLIELQKNT
- a CDS encoding MFS transporter — its product is MRPHRNIVACIIGNILEWYEFSLFAYLSPIISSLFFPNKNGIISLLSTLLVFAAGFIIRPLGSIVLGHLGDSWGRAKTLKITIFLMSVSSLLTGMLPTYNQIGIAAPILLIVCRLLQGFCIGGEFAGSMIYLSESAHGKHRALISSMTNNGSNIGVLIAVVACTMMSGLLDNQSISLFGWRLLFISGGVLGLIGLWLRRDLTESETFLKLQKNIKEVYFPLQYVLRHQRGYILRVILLLFISACGSYTLMGYISTYLHEFLRLPLNQAFQMQTLFIILSLFFLPIFAYLSDKVGRKPILLFSTIGYLVFAIPSFWLLQTIQAWWIFLPLIIFYSAEQAVTPAVIVEMFPGKGRYTGISMGYNVCMALVGGFSPAINTFFIQYYNNNMMVAYYVVFCAFVSFLVVLKSLPARYGIQNTLTTV